One genomic region from Chthonomonas calidirosea T49 encodes:
- the rfbF gene encoding glucose-1-phosphate cytidylyltransferase, whose amino-acid sequence MKVAILAGGLGTRLAEETEIRPKPMVEVGNYPILWHIMKIYSHYGHKEFFIALGYRGEVIKRYFLDYYTLQGSMTIDISTGGVRVHEPHCEDWKVHLIDTGLQTQTGGRIKRLEPWLKDSTFCATYGDGVSNVDIHALVQFHKKQGKIATVTAVRPPARFGELVIENDQVVEFVEKPQVGEGWINGGFMVLEPEIFRYLKDDQSILERDGLEVLAKEGQLAAYRHDGFWQCMDTLRDKRLLESLWQSANAPWKVWK is encoded by the coding sequence ATGAAGGTTGCGATTTTGGCCGGCGGTTTAGGGACCCGCTTAGCTGAAGAGACCGAGATTCGTCCCAAACCGATGGTAGAGGTGGGGAACTATCCTATTCTCTGGCACATCATGAAAATCTATAGCCACTACGGTCACAAAGAGTTCTTCATCGCCCTTGGCTATCGAGGGGAGGTGATCAAACGCTACTTCCTTGACTACTACACACTCCAAGGCAGCATGACCATTGACATCTCCACCGGCGGCGTAAGAGTTCATGAGCCTCATTGTGAGGATTGGAAAGTGCATCTTATTGATACTGGCCTTCAAACACAGACCGGTGGACGTATAAAGCGGCTTGAGCCCTGGCTGAAAGATTCCACCTTTTGTGCTACCTACGGCGACGGGGTGAGCAACGTGGATATTCACGCCTTGGTGCAGTTTCATAAGAAGCAAGGGAAGATCGCCACCGTCACGGCGGTGCGTCCCCCCGCCCGTTTTGGTGAGTTGGTCATTGAGAATGACCAAGTCGTTGAATTCGTGGAGAAACCCCAAGTCGGAGAGGGTTGGATCAACGGGGGATTTATGGTCCTGGAGCCAGAGATATTCCGCTATTTGAAAGACGACCAATCTATTTTAGAGCGAGACGGGCTTGAGGTGTTAGCAAAGGAAGGGCAGCTCGCGGCCTACCGACACGACGGATTTTGGCAGTGCATGGACACGCTACGCGATAAAAGGCTTTTGGAAAGCCTCTGGCAATCGGCAAACGCTCCTTGGAAGGTTTGGAAATGA
- a CDS encoding GDP-mannose 4,6-dehydratase, whose amino-acid sequence MTSFWIDRPTLVTGATGLVGGWLVKRLLAAQADVVCLVRDWVPQCELVRSGDIERARVVRGDIRDQALLERILGEYEIDTVIHLAAQTIVGIANRNPVSTFETNIQGTWCLLEACRRSPTVKQIVVASSDKAYGDQEKLPYDETTPLQGQHPYDVSKSCADLISHTYAKTYELPVAITRCGNFYGGGDLNWNRIVPGTIRSLLRGERPVIRSDGSYIRDYFYVEDGAAAYMLLAEQLAKRPELRGEAFNFSNEIQVSVLQLVRKICQQIGSSLEPVVLNETRNEIKHQYLSADKARRVLGWHPLFTLEEGLERTIAWYRRFFSSES is encoded by the coding sequence ATGACCTCTTTCTGGATCGATCGCCCCACGTTGGTTACGGGAGCTACGGGTCTCGTGGGCGGATGGCTGGTTAAACGACTGTTAGCCGCACAGGCCGATGTCGTTTGTTTAGTGCGCGATTGGGTGCCCCAATGCGAGTTGGTTCGTAGCGGCGATATCGAGCGAGCACGTGTTGTGCGTGGGGATATTCGTGACCAAGCACTGCTAGAGCGTATACTAGGAGAATATGAGATAGATACCGTTATCCATCTCGCTGCCCAAACGATTGTCGGGATCGCGAATCGCAATCCTGTCTCCACATTCGAAACCAACATTCAAGGCACCTGGTGCCTTCTAGAGGCCTGTCGCAGAAGTCCTACGGTGAAACAGATTGTGGTGGCCTCCTCTGACAAAGCCTACGGCGATCAGGAGAAGCTGCCTTATGATGAGACGACCCCGCTTCAAGGACAGCATCCCTATGATGTAAGTAAATCTTGCGCCGATCTTATCTCCCATACCTATGCCAAGACCTACGAACTACCGGTGGCGATCACGCGGTGTGGTAATTTCTATGGCGGTGGCGATCTCAATTGGAATCGCATAGTGCCCGGCACCATTCGTTCGCTTCTAAGGGGAGAACGTCCTGTGATTCGGTCGGATGGCAGCTACATTCGCGACTATTTCTACGTTGAAGATGGCGCTGCGGCCTACATGCTGTTGGCCGAGCAGCTTGCCAAACGCCCTGAGCTGCGAGGAGAAGCCTTTAACTTTTCTAATGAGATTCAGGTGAGCGTACTTCAGCTCGTTCGCAAGATTTGTCAGCAGATAGGCTCCTCCCTAGAGCCTGTGGTGCTGAACGAAACCCGCAATGAGATAAAACACCAGTACCTTAGCGCAGACAAAGCACGCCGTGTGCTCGGATGGCACCCCCTGTTCACTCTCGAAGAGGGGCTTGAGCGCACCATTGCGTGGTATCGCAGATTTTTCTCTTCAGAGAGCTGA
- a CDS encoding sulfotransferase family protein gives MSKPARLIMLSAMYENGGNTTHRMLDGHPELFVYPFESQVGTSLVADYFTSFVPFRYRWPEFPLQGHPAEDYELFYDEEMKVRLRTPSRSKFAHADLQLDEKERKQRFIEIAQQKPRTRGNLVMAFFEATFDTWRNVQRTGQEKYYVGYNPVQAIDTEKILSDLPDAHLVHIVRNPYSGYADTKKRPFPLSLSRYVWTWNILQHMALTFAERYPQRFHLLRFEDIIADPKKTLGNLCAHLGIAWSDTLLYPSWNGQRLQEVYPWGTVRIPTPEANIATLRELSHEERTEIRSLASVMLKHLGYDDL, from the coding sequence ATGTCGAAACCAGCACGCCTGATCATGCTTTCGGCTATGTATGAAAATGGAGGGAATACCACCCATCGTATGCTCGATGGACACCCAGAACTATTTGTCTACCCTTTTGAATCACAGGTGGGCACAAGCTTAGTCGCCGACTATTTCACGAGTTTTGTGCCTTTCCGCTATCGTTGGCCTGAGTTTCCTCTGCAAGGGCATCCTGCGGAGGACTATGAGCTCTTTTATGACGAAGAGATGAAAGTGCGCTTGCGTACTCCTTCCCGAAGCAAGTTCGCCCATGCTGACTTGCAACTTGATGAAAAGGAGAGAAAGCAACGTTTCATAGAGATCGCCCAGCAGAAACCTCGCACACGGGGAAATCTCGTTATGGCCTTCTTTGAAGCGACTTTTGATACCTGGCGTAATGTGCAGCGCACCGGCCAGGAAAAGTACTATGTTGGCTATAACCCCGTACAGGCTATTGATACCGAGAAGATCCTCTCCGATCTACCCGATGCACATCTAGTGCATATCGTACGTAATCCCTACTCGGGCTATGCCGATACCAAGAAGCGCCCGTTTCCTCTGTCTCTCTCTCGTTACGTGTGGACATGGAATATCCTCCAGCATATGGCCCTCACGTTCGCAGAACGATACCCACAACGCTTTCACCTACTTCGCTTCGAAGACATTATCGCCGATCCAAAGAAGACGCTTGGTAACCTCTGTGCGCACCTCGGTATTGCGTGGTCTGATACCCTACTTTATCCCTCATGGAATGGTCAGCGTCTCCAAGAGGTCTACCCATGGGGAACTGTTCGCATCCCCACTCCGGAAGCGAACATAGCTACCCTACGTGAGCTTTCCCATGAGGAAAGAACCGAGATACGCTCGCTTGCTTCTGTGATGTTAAAACATCTAGGCTACGATGATCTCTAG
- a CDS encoding aminoglycoside phosphotransferase family protein codes for MISSTQIQSYAQLPSSLAFREEQARLFLRKADIELSDQQLATLRECRRAACLQNLPAVKDLCRSFFKSDLHIAPLPEKGTFYGVYHITIEPNRCYYLRANFLLHTPAFAFLFDAWAENFLSQEVPTASILAIELNRNRPPSDYMLSLSTSGKTLKQLENPQTQALDATLLLALGQTVAKIHAVLGTNYGPLDISSWQHTLQVPQGTHTSWSEYLLLHLETHIKRCSEAGVLSTEEATLCSRFLQKEACGVFESAPSHLLHGDLGHHNIMTDGQQITAILDWEDVLCGDPVFDIASWGTFNREEMREPFLRGYASIRPLPQDFEWRYWLYYLRIALAKTVHRLRFHISDPPNRPPAHLRIHRALEHLKRLS; via the coding sequence ATGATCTCTAGTACGCAAATCCAGAGTTATGCACAGTTACCGTCAAGTTTAGCATTTCGCGAGGAGCAGGCACGCCTTTTTCTACGGAAAGCCGATATTGAGCTTTCCGATCAACAGCTTGCCACTCTACGCGAGTGTCGCCGCGCGGCGTGTCTTCAAAACTTACCGGCTGTTAAAGACCTCTGTCGGAGTTTTTTCAAGAGCGACTTGCATATAGCTCCCCTACCTGAAAAGGGCACATTCTATGGGGTCTATCATATCACAATCGAGCCGAACCGATGCTACTATCTCCGTGCCAATTTTCTCCTTCATACCCCCGCATTTGCCTTTCTATTCGATGCTTGGGCAGAGAACTTTCTAAGCCAAGAGGTGCCAACCGCCTCCATCCTCGCCATCGAACTCAATCGGAATAGACCTCCTTCCGATTATATGCTCTCTTTATCGACTTCTGGGAAAACGCTCAAACAACTTGAAAACCCACAAACCCAGGCGCTCGATGCTACACTTCTACTTGCATTAGGTCAAACAGTGGCCAAAATCCATGCCGTTCTTGGTACAAACTACGGCCCACTAGATATCTCTTCTTGGCAGCACACGCTACAGGTGCCCCAGGGCACTCATACTTCATGGTCGGAATACCTTCTGCTTCACCTTGAGACCCACATAAAACGCTGTAGCGAGGCCGGTGTTCTCTCCACCGAGGAAGCAACTCTCTGTAGTCGTTTTCTCCAAAAAGAGGCATGCGGCGTTTTCGAGAGTGCACCGTCTCATCTCTTGCATGGAGACCTAGGTCATCATAACATCATGACCGATGGACAGCAGATCACCGCTATCTTGGATTGGGAAGATGTCCTGTGCGGCGACCCAGTGTTCGATATTGCAAGTTGGGGAACCTTCAACCGAGAGGAGATGCGCGAGCCGTTTCTTCGAGGATATGCCTCCATACGTCCTCTCCCTCAGGATTTTGAATGGAGATACTGGCTCTACTATTTGCGCATCGCTTTGGCCAAAACAGTGCATCGGCTTCGCTTTCATATTTCAGATCCCCCCAATCGTCCTCCCGCTCATCTGCGCATTCACCGTGCACTTGAACACCTCAAGAGGTTAAGCTAG
- a CDS encoding NAD-dependent epimerase/dehydratase family protein gives MRVLLTGATGFIGAHTLRKLLEEGQTVAILLRPTSDPWRIQDLLDRVTVLYGDLTHPQALASQLKPFQPEAIVHLAWQGVVNTQRNDVSQIFENIPTSLELIRLSAEAGCKHWIGLGSQAEYGPANRILSEDMPTSPTTLYGSSKLALRYLAEGLCNFYGMRFVWLRLFSAYGPMDSPHWLIPYLILTLLKGEHPKLTKGEQLWDYIFVSDVAEAICTVLREQQARGVFNLGSGEARPLRTIIETIRDNIDPSLNLGFGEVPYRPDQVMHLQADIGRLKAIGWEPKTPLEQGLKQTVEWYRANRNRYDS, from the coding sequence ATGCGGGTGCTACTGACAGGAGCCACCGGATTTATTGGAGCGCACACCCTGCGCAAACTACTGGAGGAAGGGCAAACCGTGGCGATTCTCTTACGCCCTACCAGCGATCCGTGGCGCATTCAAGACCTATTAGATCGAGTGACTGTTCTTTATGGCGACCTTACCCATCCACAGGCACTCGCATCTCAGCTAAAACCTTTTCAACCGGAAGCCATTGTGCATCTTGCATGGCAGGGCGTAGTCAATACCCAACGCAACGACGTGTCTCAGATCTTTGAAAACATCCCAACTAGTCTCGAACTCATTCGCCTGAGTGCCGAGGCCGGCTGCAAACACTGGATTGGGCTCGGTTCCCAAGCCGAATATGGGCCCGCCAACCGTATCCTTTCAGAAGACATGCCTACTTCCCCCACAACCCTCTACGGTTCGAGTAAACTAGCCCTTCGCTACCTTGCCGAAGGACTCTGTAATTTCTACGGAATGCGGTTCGTTTGGCTTCGTCTTTTCTCTGCTTACGGCCCTATGGACTCCCCTCACTGGCTGATCCCCTATCTCATCCTTACGCTGCTAAAAGGAGAACACCCCAAATTAACGAAGGGAGAACAGCTGTGGGACTATATCTTTGTCAGCGACGTAGCCGAAGCGATCTGCACCGTGCTAAGGGAGCAGCAGGCAAGAGGGGTTTTTAACCTTGGATCCGGCGAAGCAAGACCCTTACGTACGATTATTGAGACGATTCGCGATAACATTGACCCCTCTCTGAATCTGGGTTTTGGAGAGGTTCCCTATCGTCCAGATCAGGTGATGCATCTACAAGCTGACATCGGTCGGCTAAAAGCTATCGGATGGGAGCCGAAAACTCCTCTAGAACAGGGCTTAAAACAGACAGTGGAGTGGTATCGTGCAAACCGAAATCGCTACGACAGCTGA
- a CDS encoding transketolase, translating into MQTEIATTAELARRIRLHALRMVHRANASHIGTCLSMADLLACLYGSILRVRPQEPNWPQRDRFLLSKGHGAAILYAVLAERGFFPLEWLDSYCTDGSPLTGHISHHVPGVEVSTGSLGHGLSIGCGMALAGKRDGADYRVFVMLSDGELDEGSNWEPILFAGHHRLDNLVAIVDYNKIQSFGSVQEVLDLEPLKAKWEAFGWAAREIDGHDHEQILTTLQTLPFQAGRPSVVIAHTIKGKGVSYMEGELAWHYRSPNTELLRKALDELGGCE; encoded by the coding sequence GTGCAAACCGAAATCGCTACGACAGCTGAGTTGGCGCGGCGCATCCGACTTCATGCCCTCCGCATGGTACATCGCGCGAACGCCTCGCACATCGGTACCTGCTTAAGCATGGCCGATCTTTTGGCCTGCCTCTACGGCAGCATTCTGCGGGTGCGACCCCAAGAGCCGAATTGGCCTCAACGCGATCGATTTCTGCTGAGCAAGGGGCATGGCGCAGCTATTCTTTATGCTGTCTTAGCAGAACGCGGTTTCTTCCCTTTGGAATGGCTCGATTCCTACTGCACCGACGGCTCGCCGCTCACCGGCCATATTAGCCATCACGTGCCAGGCGTAGAGGTCTCCACAGGCTCGCTAGGGCATGGTCTCTCTATCGGATGCGGAATGGCTTTGGCTGGCAAGCGCGATGGAGCTGACTATCGCGTTTTTGTGATGCTGAGCGACGGCGAACTCGATGAAGGCTCGAATTGGGAGCCGATCCTGTTTGCTGGGCACCATCGCTTAGATAATCTTGTGGCTATTGTAGATTACAACAAGATACAGAGCTTCGGCAGCGTTCAGGAAGTGCTGGACTTGGAACCGCTTAAGGCAAAATGGGAGGCTTTTGGGTGGGCTGCACGGGAAATAGATGGCCACGACCATGAGCAGATTCTTACTACGCTGCAAACCCTTCCTTTTCAAGCAGGACGCCCTTCAGTGGTCATCGCCCATACGATCAAAGGCAAAGGGGTTAGCTATATGGAGGGCGAGCTAGCGTGGCACTACCGATCCCCCAACACGGAGTTGTTACGAAAAGCCCTCGATGAGCTTGGAGGCTGCGAATGA
- a CDS encoding transketolase family protein yields the protein MRTAFIEELCKLAEEEERIWLLCGDLGYSVLERFRDRFPNRYVNVGVAEQNMTGMAAGLALCGKIVFTYSIANFPVMRCLEQIRNDICYHHANVKIVAVGGGLAYGAQGYTHHGVEDLAVMRVLPEMTVIAPGDPVETRLATRAIVSYNGPCYLRLGKAGEPIVHQTDPKFEIGKAILMQDGSSVTLISTGGMLATVMQAAQRLAENGIAARVLSMHTLAPLDREAILAAAAETGGIVTVEEHGIGGLASAVAEVLAVAGYAVPFRALHLPRKPTSHAGTQESLRSVHGLSVEGIVTVARALT from the coding sequence ATGAGAACAGCATTTATCGAGGAGCTGTGCAAGCTAGCCGAAGAGGAGGAACGTATCTGGCTGCTTTGCGGCGATCTAGGCTACTCTGTATTGGAGCGGTTTCGCGATCGATTCCCGAATCGTTACGTTAACGTGGGTGTTGCCGAGCAGAACATGACGGGAATGGCCGCAGGCCTGGCCCTGTGCGGCAAAATTGTTTTTACCTACTCTATTGCCAACTTCCCCGTCATGCGCTGTCTAGAGCAGATACGCAACGACATCTGCTACCACCATGCCAATGTAAAGATCGTGGCCGTGGGAGGTGGCTTGGCCTACGGTGCACAAGGCTATACACATCACGGTGTGGAAGACCTCGCCGTGATGCGCGTTTTACCCGAGATGACCGTTATCGCTCCGGGCGATCCCGTTGAGACCCGTTTAGCAACTCGCGCCATAGTGTCGTACAATGGCCCTTGCTACCTTCGACTCGGAAAGGCCGGTGAACCCATAGTGCATCAAACTGATCCCAAGTTTGAGATAGGAAAGGCGATCTTAATGCAAGATGGTTCCTCCGTAACCCTCATCAGTACGGGAGGGATGTTGGCGACGGTAATGCAAGCAGCCCAGCGTTTGGCAGAAAACGGTATTGCAGCGCGCGTTCTAAGCATGCACACCCTCGCCCCACTCGATCGCGAAGCTATCTTAGCCGCTGCAGCTGAGACAGGAGGAATCGTCACCGTTGAAGAGCACGGGATAGGTGGACTTGCGTCTGCAGTCGCCGAGGTCTTGGCGGTTGCGGGCTATGCTGTGCCGTTTCGTGCTCTGCACCTACCTCGTAAGCCAACTTCTCACGCGGGAACTCAGGAGTCACTTCGTAGCGTCCATGGCCTCTCTGTAGAAGGAATTGTAACCGTTGCCCGAGCGCTAACATAA
- a CDS encoding glycosyltransferase, translated as MRIPNLTFVVFTYNEEARLPLVIRNFRSYGRILVVDNYSTDRTRDIAKEQGCDVLLNRNEGGFMENQETCDNVQSAVRTDWMFWLAADELVAADALEELERLIRSERYDVICMVRKNYFQGAFCHDIAIGYRARAFKKNTIDFRNNKIHEFGRIVAPKERVYYMPSRYFVHHLISNTAATYLETIQRYTEIEKKVRAPEELDRPLPYLLLLPFKALWSDYLLKGGIRGGRQAVHLSALMMIYSLLKAIKGYEAKMGLTADEIAKRNRQIAETILQTIPSAEIASPTDGRQETFSPQNTP; from the coding sequence TTGCGTATCCCAAATTTAACCTTCGTGGTGTTCACTTACAACGAAGAGGCGCGCCTTCCTCTAGTCATCCGCAATTTCAGAAGTTATGGGCGCATTCTTGTGGTTGACAACTACAGTACCGATCGCACCCGCGATATCGCTAAAGAGCAGGGCTGTGATGTGCTTTTAAACCGCAATGAGGGCGGCTTTATGGAAAACCAAGAGACCTGCGATAATGTTCAGTCTGCCGTGCGCACCGATTGGATGTTTTGGCTTGCAGCCGACGAGCTAGTTGCAGCGGATGCACTGGAGGAGTTAGAGCGCCTCATTCGGTCGGAACGTTACGATGTGATCTGTATGGTACGTAAGAACTACTTTCAAGGAGCCTTTTGTCACGATATCGCTATCGGCTACCGCGCACGGGCCTTCAAGAAAAACACCATTGACTTTCGGAATAACAAAATCCACGAATTCGGCCGGATCGTGGCCCCCAAAGAACGTGTCTATTATATGCCCTCTAGATACTTCGTCCATCATCTTATTTCCAATACGGCGGCCACCTACCTCGAAACCATCCAGCGATATACAGAGATCGAGAAGAAAGTGCGAGCCCCAGAAGAGCTTGACCGCCCTCTACCCTATCTTCTCCTACTTCCCTTTAAAGCACTTTGGAGCGATTACCTTCTAAAAGGGGGAATAAGGGGTGGCCGGCAAGCAGTGCATCTCTCTGCGCTGATGATGATCTATTCGCTTCTCAAAGCGATAAAGGGTTATGAGGCAAAAATGGGGTTGACAGCAGACGAGATCGCCAAGCGCAATCGGCAAATCGCAGAGACGATCTTGCAGACGATACCTTCCGCTGAAATAGCCTCCCCGACCGACGGGCGACAGGAGACCTTCTCACCCCAAAACACGCCATAA
- a CDS encoding acyltransferase, with the protein MAEPWLNRLYRLSHRYYQLKAMLYYRPMFKKLGKGTAIRKPLLILNPHCIQIGEHVLIREGARLEAIITDPQKQPLLIIGDRTNIEQNVHIVCHRKVVIGSQVTITGNCAIVDVHHPYEDIHDPRKIGERMPQEDSFVEIQDGAFLGMGSVVLPNVTIGHKAVIGANSVVTKSVPDYCVAAGVPARILRRYDPDRGEWTWE; encoded by the coding sequence ATGGCCGAACCATGGTTGAATCGACTCTATCGCCTAAGCCATCGTTACTATCAACTAAAAGCTATGCTCTACTATCGTCCCATGTTTAAAAAGCTGGGGAAGGGTACGGCCATACGTAAACCGCTTCTTATTTTGAATCCTCACTGCATTCAAATCGGAGAGCATGTGCTTATTCGAGAAGGCGCTCGCTTAGAAGCCATTATAACTGATCCCCAAAAACAGCCTCTGCTCATTATAGGCGATCGAACCAATATCGAGCAAAACGTTCACATTGTCTGTCATCGCAAAGTTGTTATAGGCTCTCAGGTAACTATCACCGGAAACTGTGCTATCGTGGACGTTCACCATCCCTATGAAGATATCCACGACCCACGTAAAATAGGCGAGCGAATGCCACAAGAGGACTCTTTTGTAGAAATTCAGGATGGTGCGTTTTTGGGCATGGGCAGTGTGGTGCTCCCCAATGTGACTATCGGGCATAAGGCCGTTATTGGGGCCAACTCTGTGGTCACCAAGAGCGTTCCCGATTACTGTGTGGCTGCGGGTGTACCAGCTCGCATACTCCGCCGCTACGATCCTGATCGCGGAGAGTGGACATGGGAATAA
- a CDS encoding class I SAM-dependent methyltransferase: MGIMTNNTETDAGWITLEYCPLCNSRALRPLYITHDRHYGIPGEYRLDRCQSCTLVFLNPMPNEAALTRLYPSTYYAYQEFESTPTARMRLKRLVKSLFMMHIGTKDPTFSKPGRLLDIGCGSGQFLYKMRQQGWEVYGVEVNEQAVAVGRAAELDIRHGNLLEAHFEANYFDYIRANHSFEHIVNPHETLEEIHRILKPEGKLLIGVPNIAGWNAQLFRKYWWYLGVPVHPYSYSVRTLTYLLQQHHFVVERVTYNSDYSGILGSLQIFLNRKNGKLSTEGLVFNNYALRVIAQRTAKLLDRLKLGDAIEITAHKEVQPT, translated from the coding sequence ATGGGAATAATGACAAATAATACCGAAACAGACGCAGGCTGGATCACACTTGAATACTGTCCACTCTGCAACTCAAGGGCGTTACGACCGCTTTATATAACTCATGACAGACACTATGGTATTCCGGGTGAGTACCGCCTGGATAGATGCCAAAGTTGCACGCTGGTTTTTTTAAACCCCATGCCGAATGAAGCCGCGTTAACGCGTTTATACCCGTCTACTTACTACGCCTACCAGGAGTTTGAATCGACTCCGACTGCCCGAATGCGCTTAAAGCGGCTGGTTAAAAGCCTGTTCATGATGCATATCGGTACGAAAGACCCCACGTTTTCAAAGCCGGGACGCTTGCTTGATATAGGATGTGGAAGCGGGCAGTTTCTCTACAAAATGCGCCAACAAGGATGGGAGGTTTATGGGGTAGAGGTTAATGAACAGGCGGTAGCCGTAGGCCGCGCTGCAGAGCTTGATATTCGTCATGGGAATCTTTTAGAGGCACACTTTGAAGCGAACTATTTCGACTATATTCGTGCCAATCACTCATTTGAACACATTGTAAATCCGCATGAGACCCTAGAGGAGATACACCGCATTCTAAAACCAGAAGGGAAGCTGCTTATCGGGGTACCCAACATTGCAGGGTGGAATGCGCAACTCTTTAGAAAATACTGGTGGTACCTTGGTGTGCCCGTACATCCGTATAGCTACTCCGTAAGAACGCTTACCTATCTCCTTCAACAACACCATTTCGTAGTCGAACGAGTTACCTATAACTCCGACTACTCCGGTATTCTAGGCAGCCTGCAGATTTTTCTCAACCGCAAAAACGGCAAGCTCTCAACAGAGGGATTGGTATTCAACAACTATGCGCTGCGCGTTATTGCACAACGTACTGCCAAACTACTCGATCGGCTTAAGCTAGGAGACGCCATCGAAATTACTGCCCATAAGGAGGTTCAACCTACGTGA
- a CDS encoding NAD-dependent epimerase/dehydratase family protein — protein MKVLVTGGAGFIGTHLCRRLLHEGWQVSVLDNFNPQIHPHGQKLPADLSTGLTLFVADVRDRAALHRALEGCDALVHLAAETGTGQSMYEVSRYEGVNVGGTAHLMDYLMNAKENHIQRIVVASSRAVYGEGKYRCETHGVVYPKERLVEDMDAGNFEPRCPHCASFCRPLPTDEGAPYQPTSFYGLTKQIQEQMVLLFAKARGITAYALRFQNVYGPGQSLSNPYTGVLAVFAGQARQGKPIYVFEDGEESRDFVYVEDVVHAVVNALKTSQEGLYTVNVGSGQPTTLREVAERINHFFGNRSAIKITGSYRLGDIRHNIADLRLAKELLDYEPRCSFPAGLQNFLHWAEAHHEEAQGYEASLEQMRQRGLMRG, from the coding sequence GTGAAGGTTCTGGTAACCGGAGGAGCAGGCTTCATAGGAACCCATCTCTGCCGCAGGTTACTGCATGAAGGGTGGCAAGTGAGTGTTTTGGACAATTTTAACCCTCAAATCCATCCGCATGGTCAGAAACTGCCGGCCGATTTGTCCACCGGCCTCACTCTCTTTGTGGCCGATGTGAGAGATCGAGCAGCCCTACATCGCGCCTTGGAGGGATGTGATGCCTTGGTTCACCTCGCCGCAGAAACAGGCACCGGACAATCTATGTACGAAGTAAGCCGCTACGAGGGAGTCAATGTTGGCGGCACAGCTCACCTTATGGACTACCTGATGAACGCCAAAGAAAACCATATCCAGCGCATTGTTGTCGCCTCCTCACGTGCGGTCTACGGAGAAGGAAAGTATCGCTGCGAAACCCATGGCGTCGTCTATCCAAAAGAGCGCCTCGTCGAGGACATGGACGCCGGGAATTTTGAGCCGCGTTGTCCACACTGCGCCTCATTCTGTCGTCCTCTACCAACCGATGAGGGTGCCCCTTATCAACCAACCTCCTTCTATGGCTTAACCAAACAGATACAGGAACAGATGGTCCTGCTTTTTGCAAAAGCAAGAGGCATCACGGCCTATGCCCTGCGTTTTCAAAATGTCTACGGGCCTGGACAGTCGCTCAGCAATCCCTATACAGGCGTGCTCGCCGTGTTTGCAGGGCAGGCACGGCAGGGAAAGCCGATCTATGTATTTGAGGACGGAGAAGAGAGCCGCGACTTTGTATACGTTGAGGATGTGGTGCATGCCGTTGTAAACGCTTTAAAGACCTCTCAAGAGGGCCTTTATACCGTGAATGTAGGGAGCGGTCAGCCGACAACGTTGCGTGAAGTTGCCGAACGCATCAATCACTTTTTCGGCAATCGGTCGGCCATTAAGATAACAGGTTCCTATCGTCTAGGAGACATCCGCCACAATATCGCAGACCTTAGGCTGGCCAAAGAGCTTCTCGATTACGAGCCACGATGCTCATTTCCTGCAGGGCTACAAAACTTCTTACACTGGGCAGAAGCCCATCATGAAGAGGCACAAGGCTACGAGGCTTCGCTTGAGCAGATGCGTCAGCGTGGATTGATGCGAGGTTAG